A genomic window from Gossypium hirsutum isolate 1008001.06 chromosome D10, Gossypium_hirsutum_v2.1, whole genome shotgun sequence includes:
- the LOC107915424 gene encoding uncharacterized protein, whose product MGQGREAPGRGTGNTVTRQPALVYTARPREDGDAPNVITGAFLFHNVPYTTLIDIGSTHSCIACTVFCILGIKCESYVNEMTVLSPIGQSVKGDKFFRDVPLEIQGVIVLADLMELPFGEFDLILGMDWLVKHHAKLDCAPKRLVLKSIRDEELAMIGERRDFLSIVISALRAEKLVRKGCEAFLASINLSEAKGPSVQDVRTVKEFSDVFPDDIPGFPSNREVEYGIELLLGKVPVSIAPYRMASKELVELNAQIQELLDRGFIRPNYDYSIENHLGKAKEVAEVLSLRAISDLRAMLARLSLYDDGSLLAELQVRHTWTEQIKGKQLMDESLVSRFRQLENGKTSDFGLNNEGVLCFRGRKLAKLYMAEIVRLHGLPVSYSYLLDIAWRVASSGARVGFDTEEKILRFGRKGKLSPRFIGPYRILKRVGPVAYQLKLPLELDQIQDVFHVSMLRRYHSDPTHIMSVAKIEVRSDLTFEEELGQILDREVKVLRKKSITLVKGVEL is encoded by the exons ATGGGACAAGGTCGTGAAGCCCCAGGCAGAGGTACTGGTAACACTGTAACGAGACAGCCAGCTCTGGTGTATACTGCCCGTCCCCGAGAGGATGGTGATGCTCCTAACGTCATAACTGGTGCATTCTTATTTCATAATGTACCCTACACTACTTTGATTGATATTGGGTCTAcacattcatgcattgcatgcaCTGTGTTTTGCATTTTGGGTATCAAGTGTGAGAGTTATGTTAATGAGATGACTGTATTAAGTCCAATAGGACAATCGGTAAAAGGAGACAAGTTTTTCAGAGATGTGCCGCTAGAGATTCAAGGGGTTATTGTTCTAGcagatttgatggagctaccgTTTGGTGAGTTCGATCTAatcttggggatggattggttggttaaacACCATGCTAAGTTGGATTGTGCTCCTAAGCGTTTGGTGTTAAAGTCTATTAGGGATGAGGAGTTGGCTATGATTGGGGAGCGAAGGGACTTCCTATCTATTGTGATATCTGCTTTAAGGGCCGAAAAACTAGTTCGCAAAGGTTGTGAGGCATTTTTAGCTTCTATTAATTTATCTGAAGCTAAGGGTCCTTCTGTTCAAGATGTTAGAACTGTTAAGGAGTTTTCTGATGTTTTTCCTGATGATATCCCTGGGTTTCCTTCGAATCGCGAAGTTGAATATGGAATTGAGCTTCTGTTAGGAAAGGTTccagtgtctatcgccccttataggatggcatCGAAAGAGTTGGTGGAATTAAATGCTCAAATCCAAGAGCTGTTGGATCGAGGGTTTATtcgaccta ATTATGACTACTCGATTGAGAATCACCTTGGTAAGGCTAAAGAGGTAGCTGAAGTATTAAGTCTTAGGGctatatctgatctgagagcaatgttagCTCGTCTTagtttgtatgatgatggtagcttgttggctgagttgcaagttagACACACATGGACtgaacagattaagggtaaacaattGATGGATGAGTCATTGGTTTCTCGTTTTCGACAGCTTGAGAATGGGAAAACTtcagattttgggttgaataatgAAGGAGTACTGTGTTTCCGTGGAAGA AAGCTGGCTAAGCTGTATATGGccgagattgtaagactgcatgggttACCG gtgtcgtactcttACTTGTTGGACATAGCTTGGCGAGTAGCAAGTTCTGGGGCCAGAGTTGGTTTCGATACCGAAGAGAAG atactgaggtttggacggaagggtaAGCTCAGCCCTagattcattgggccttaccgtatATTGAAGCGTGTAGGACCGGTTGCATATCAGCTTAAGTTGCCTCTAGAGTTGGATCAGATTCAAGATGTATTCCATGTCTCCATGCTAAGACGGTATCACTCTGATCCTACTCACATTATGTCAGTTGCGAAGATCGAAGTTAGGTCAGATCTGACTTTCGAGGAAGAACTAGGACAAATTTTGGACCGCGAGGTTAAGGTATTAAGGAAGAAGTCTATTACTCTAGTTAAGGGGGtggagttgtaa